A genomic region of Leptolyngbya sp. NIES-2104 contains the following coding sequences:
- a CDS encoding response regulator has protein sequence MAVIVPSQSVLLIDDDASIREIVQACLSDLAGWKVKTVASAQEALNWLGSEHPDVILLDILMPGMDAVTFLQRLRASCLTQTIPVILLTVQARWYSPQQLQKLSVIDAIAKPFDPVALPDQIAQALTRSQ, from the coding sequence ATGGCTGTTATCGTTCCCAGTCAATCTGTGTTACTGATTGACGATGACGCAAGTATTCGAGAAATTGTACAGGCTTGCTTGAGCGACCTTGCAGGTTGGAAAGTGAAAACGGTTGCCTCGGCTCAAGAAGCTTTGAACTGGTTAGGCTCAGAGCATCCGGATGTGATTTTGCTCGATATTTTGATGCCCGGAATGGATGCCGTTACGTTTCTGCAACGACTCCGGGCATCGTGTCTGACCCAAACCATTCCAGTAATTCTATTAACCGTGCAAGCTCGCTGGTATTCACCGCAGCAACTCCAGAAACTGAGTGTGATTGATGCGATCGCGAAACCGTTCGATCCGGTGGCACTTCCCGATCAGATTGCTCAAGCGTTAACGCGATCGCAATAA
- a CDS encoding SH3 domain-containing protein — protein MNTKWSLSLLFLLSLIVSACSNNTANSTGTSPSPAIQPPVVSPEPSQTVQPTTSPTVEKPSPEPEKPTTSAKPTPVTEAKTAEVVVDGLNVRSAPDTTSQVRGTIPKGTQAKIIQQQGSWYYIVMGRVEGWVSGSYIKVLDGNPGSTVSNPKPVTEAKTAEVIVDGLNVRSAPDTTSQVRGTIPKGTQAKIIQQQGSWYYIVMGRVEGWVSGSYIKVLDGNPGSARS, from the coding sequence ATGAATACAAAGTGGTCACTCAGTCTCTTATTTCTATTGAGTCTGATTGTCAGTGCCTGCTCGAATAATACAGCCAATTCAACCGGGACATCTCCATCGCCTGCGATTCAGCCGCCTGTGGTCAGCCCTGAACCTTCTCAAACGGTTCAGCCGACAACTTCGCCGACGGTTGAAAAGCCCTCTCCTGAACCTGAAAAGCCGACAACTTCAGCGAAACCGACTCCGGTTACTGAAGCAAAAACAGCCGAAGTGGTTGTGGATGGATTAAATGTACGATCGGCTCCCGATACCACTTCTCAAGTGCGCGGAACCATTCCGAAAGGAACTCAAGCTAAAATTATTCAACAGCAAGGAAGCTGGTACTACATCGTCATGGGACGAGTAGAAGGCTGGGTTTCAGGTTCCTACATCAAAGTGTTAGACGGTAATCCCGGTAGCACTGTATCGAATCCAAAGCCTGTCACTGAGGCAAAAACGGCAGAAGTGATTGTCGATGGATTGAATGTACGATCGGCTCCCGATACCACTTCTCAAGTGCGCGGAACCATTCCGAAAGGAACTCAAGCCAAAATTATCCAGCAGCAAGGAAGCTGGTACTACATCGTTATGGGACGAGTAGAAGGCTGGGTGTCGGGTTCCTATATCAAAGTGTTAGACGGTAATCCCGGTAGCGCTCGAAGTTAA
- a CDS encoding SH3 domain-containing protein has protein sequence MNTRNWSIALCSAAIAVVATVSPARSETVEITGDAVNVRSGAGLNYGVITVWNRGVQGNRIKQQNGWSYVVTGPVEGWVSSSFVKPVGTSGGAQPTYDAIGRIDNARFKGNGSVEVKMNGDNATVLFAARGENIRPFSTVYYGTVYSNSGSLIRVSLTGFESLRTNGRIPTTGECQLLLNNQQLQSAVCRASGVDHGRTALTKF, from the coding sequence ATGAATACTAGAAATTGGTCGATCGCGCTTTGTTCGGCAGCGATCGCAGTCGTTGCAACAGTTTCCCCTGCCCGCTCAGAAACGGTTGAAATCACAGGTGATGCGGTGAATGTTCGATCCGGTGCAGGTTTGAATTATGGAGTCATCACTGTTTGGAATCGAGGCGTACAGGGCAACCGCATCAAGCAGCAAAACGGCTGGTCGTATGTGGTGACGGGACCTGTTGAGGGTTGGGTTTCTTCTTCGTTTGTCAAACCGGTCGGAACCTCCGGCGGCGCACAACCGACTTACGACGCGATCGGCAGGATTGATAATGCCAGATTTAAAGGCAACGGAAGCGTAGAAGTAAAAATGAACGGTGACAACGCAACGGTGTTATTTGCGGCTCGTGGTGAAAACATCCGTCCTTTTTCGACCGTTTACTATGGAACGGTCTACAGTAATTCCGGCTCTTTGATTCGAGTTAGTCTGACTGGATTTGAATCACTAAGAACCAACGGGCGCATTCCAACCACTGGAGAATGTCAGCTTTTGCTGAACAATCAACAACTGCAATCCGCCGTTTGTCGGGCTTCTGGCGTTGATCATGGCAGAACTGCATTAACTAAATTCTAG
- a CDS encoding Pr6Pr family membrane protein: MSTEHRLSSTRSTSRERIYATIGAVLMWLSLGLQFYLSIALSLDRGLSLWVGIARYFGYFTILTNFLVALAFTVPLVQPRSRWGRFFSHPSVRSAIALYIIVVGIAYSLLLRHIWNPQGWQLVADRMLHDVSPILYVVFWFLFVPKAALQWRDLPKWLIYPLVYLVVALIRGAIFNWYPYPFLEANKLGYPQVFLNVVMLFVGFCVVGAVLIGIARSFRSEKTLT, from the coding sequence ATGAGTACTGAACATCGCTTGAGTTCCACTCGATCGACTTCTAGAGAGCGAATCTATGCCACGATCGGCGCAGTTTTGATGTGGCTATCTTTAGGGCTACAGTTCTATCTCTCGATCGCACTTTCGCTCGATCGCGGCTTAAGTCTGTGGGTGGGCATTGCTAGATACTTCGGTTACTTCACGATTCTGACGAATTTCTTGGTAGCACTAGCGTTTACTGTTCCGCTAGTGCAGCCGAGAAGTCGGTGGGGGCGATTCTTTTCGCATCCAAGTGTGAGAAGCGCGATCGCACTTTACATTATCGTGGTGGGGATTGCTTATTCGCTATTACTGCGGCACATTTGGAATCCACAAGGGTGGCAACTAGTCGCAGATCGCATGCTGCATGATGTTTCCCCGATTTTGTATGTTGTGTTTTGGTTTTTGTTTGTGCCGAAAGCAGCTTTACAATGGCGCGATTTGCCGAAATGGTTAATCTATCCGCTGGTTTATTTGGTCGTAGCGTTGATTCGCGGCGCGATTTTCAACTGGTACCCGTATCCATTTCTAGAAGCGAACAAACTCGGCTATCCGCAGGTTTTTCTGAATGTGGTGATGCTGTTTGTTGGATTCTGTGTGGTGGGGGCTGTGTTGATTGGAATTGCTCGATCGTTCCGTTCAGAAAAGACGCTCACCTAG
- a CDS encoding PhoX family phosphatase, which translates to MPIKRRNFLIFLGAAAGTTAIGSLIKNNQKFSMPFQSANTAGTLSNVSFKPLQSPMSLLTDIKSTTATEFEVVDDLIVPEGFSYQVIGAWGDKIGDSRFGYNNDYLSFVETAPNEGFLTINFEYISAIPWLQSYSKVLGKELPKAAVEKELQKTKGVNAFALPEKNPLKAQIKTICKEALIDQGMGVISIRKNADGKWERTFSNVDRRITGISGLEDDRYLACTGPAKAVFQKKTGKGYMDKLGDRMIGTFGNCAGGTTPWGTVLSAEENIQVQVPDPVYADGTSFPPDRVTFTIDEEEVSGQGNVFGLAGNKYGWIVEVDPANPKDFGTKHTWLGRYRHEAVGVRVEAGKPLAFYSGCDRRSGHIYKFVSRDPVSNPKDKANSRLLSDGMLYAAKFNEDGTGRWIALKPDTPVNPEDPSTIVGSMINLPKRPDGGFTPVRTKSAIDQYKQKFKTLGDLYEGNAIEKQGAILIDAHYAANACGATCTARPEDTEIAPDGSLYISFTSGSPDSRDGGPDKRVFKGPNGEAPYEYGFVMHVVEDNNDPAAMTFQWKMMAMGGEPTAGGAGFSNPDNLLIDPDGHVWIVTDMSSDKLNKAVPKRIGKNGVPTSQSNLRGLFGNNSLWFVPTSGENAGNAYLFAMAPIEAELTGPFLSRDRQTLFLAVQHPGESNGIRQNLKSETRKYAMKTTDGDEFTQTRQVPIGSNFPDKKANAAPRPCVVVVTKSDRQNITSA; encoded by the coding sequence ATGCCGATCAAACGCCGGAATTTTCTCATCTTTTTGGGTGCTGCTGCGGGGACAACCGCGATCGGTAGCTTGATCAAAAACAATCAAAAGTTTTCGATGCCCTTCCAATCGGCAAACACAGCGGGAACATTGTCCAATGTGAGTTTCAAGCCGCTTCAAAGTCCGATGTCACTGCTCACAGATATAAAGAGCACGACAGCAACAGAGTTTGAAGTTGTCGATGATTTGATTGTTCCAGAGGGCTTCTCTTATCAGGTCATCGGAGCTTGGGGCGACAAAATTGGTGATTCTCGGTTTGGTTATAACAATGATTACCTCTCATTTGTTGAAACTGCTCCGAATGAAGGATTTCTAACGATTAACTTTGAGTACATTAGTGCGATTCCTTGGTTGCAATCTTACTCGAAAGTGCTCGGTAAAGAGCTTCCCAAAGCTGCGGTTGAGAAAGAACTTCAAAAGACAAAAGGTGTGAATGCGTTTGCACTGCCTGAGAAAAATCCGCTCAAAGCTCAGATCAAAACCATTTGCAAAGAAGCTTTGATCGATCAAGGGATGGGTGTGATTTCGATTCGGAAGAATGCAGACGGCAAATGGGAGCGGACTTTCTCGAATGTCGATCGACGAATCACGGGAATTTCAGGACTCGAAGACGATCGCTATTTGGCTTGTACTGGACCTGCAAAAGCAGTTTTTCAGAAGAAAACGGGCAAGGGATACATGGATAAGTTAGGCGATCGCATGATTGGAACTTTCGGCAACTGTGCAGGCGGTACTACTCCATGGGGAACGGTTCTCAGTGCAGAGGAAAATATTCAAGTTCAGGTTCCTGATCCAGTTTATGCCGATGGAACTTCTTTTCCCCCCGATCGCGTGACGTTTACGATCGACGAAGAGGAAGTTTCCGGTCAAGGGAATGTCTTCGGTTTAGCAGGCAACAAGTACGGCTGGATTGTCGAAGTTGATCCAGCCAATCCTAAAGACTTTGGCACGAAACATACTTGGCTTGGTCGCTATCGACATGAGGCGGTCGGTGTTCGAGTGGAAGCGGGTAAACCGTTGGCATTCTATTCAGGATGCGATCGACGCAGCGGACACATTTACAAGTTCGTCAGTCGCGATCCGGTGAGTAATCCAAAAGATAAAGCTAACTCTCGCTTACTGTCTGATGGAATGCTTTATGCGGCGAAGTTTAACGAAGATGGAACCGGGCGATGGATTGCACTCAAACCGGATACGCCCGTGAATCCTGAAGATCCTTCGACGATCGTGGGTAGCATGATCAATCTACCAAAGCGCCCGGATGGTGGATTTACGCCAGTGCGGACTAAAAGCGCGATCGACCAATACAAGCAGAAGTTTAAAACCCTGGGCGATCTCTACGAAGGGAATGCGATCGAAAAGCAAGGTGCAATTCTAATCGATGCTCACTATGCGGCGAATGCTTGCGGTGCGACTTGTACGGCGCGACCAGAAGACACTGAAATTGCTCCAGATGGTTCGCTGTACATTTCTTTTACCTCTGGCTCACCGGATAGCAGAGATGGCGGACCGGATAAGCGCGTGTTCAAAGGACCAAATGGCGAAGCGCCTTACGAATACGGCTTTGTGATGCACGTGGTCGAAGATAACAATGATCCAGCCGCGATGACCTTTCAATGGAAAATGATGGCAATGGGCGGTGAACCGACTGCGGGCGGTGCTGGCTTCTCGAATCCTGACAATCTATTAATCGATCCCGATGGGCATGTGTGGATTGTCACTGATATGTCATCTGACAAGCTCAATAAAGCAGTTCCGAAGCGGATTGGTAAAAACGGGGTTCCAACCAGTCAATCAAACCTGCGCGGACTATTCGGCAACAATAGCTTATGGTTTGTGCCGACCTCTGGAGAAAATGCTGGAAATGCTTATCTATTTGCGATGGCTCCGATCGAAGCGGAACTCACCGGACCATTTTTAAGCCGCGATCGACAAACCCTATTCCTCGCAGTTCAACATCCTGGAGAAAGTAACGGCATTCGTCAAAATCTGAAATCTGAAACGCGCAAATATGCGATGAAGACCACAGACGGCGACGAGTTCACGCAAACGCGCCAAGTTCCAATTGGCTCGAACTTTCCTGATAAAAAAGCGAATGCGGCTCCGCGCCCTTGTGTGGTTGTGGTGACGAAAAGCGATCGTCAAAACATCACCTCAGCTTAA
- a CDS encoding NB-ARC domain-containing protein, translating to MTQISPDHLKNAAIAHGLSKIELEALELAIEGNSAESSAEKLKISPVAFRKRLGSVYKKFHILGDSQGKLNRLKSQLFMDVPSTESSSERAAESSSWMSREDKIDVSGFCGRDESLDTLKKWIRHEQLKLLLLFGQGGIGKTMLAAKLAHDLQNEFDRVIWQSLRTTPDPQVLLTDLIAMLSDEPQHEADIELQISKFLTHLTQQRCLIVFDNAESLLQEGTLAGEYREDFKEYGKLFRRIGEETHQSCVLITSREKPKEAATLQGKKLRTRAFHVGGLKLKDGQKLLLDKGITATDEQAKNLLNIYGGNPLALKIVATAIEELFGNNVSLFLKQGIPVIRDIEELLDQQFDRLSDLEVKIMYWLALNYSSTSPEVLQQDLVFLESQDALLNALRSLLWRSLIEPSGAKFRQQPVVCEYVLKRLVKQISHGFELQKQDPDTEALELLDSHALMKATAQDRVRQLQEETVLEPIANRLKQSYPAPSTLEEKLWEMLKKLQEPEAPRVGYRAGNIINLMRYFKMPLSRKDLSELTIRQAYLEDVELQETNFTHADLSSSVFRETITGIISVAFHPDGDRFAIGMNNGELRLWQVSDNKQIDSVQGHDKKRIWSIKFSTKGDFLVSGGEDGAVHRWTTHQLKDTLNLIGTHDQPVSSVAVSSDDRWIASSGEEGKVKIWDAETGELLQVLDHGEVAVWSVEFTPDRHWIISGSDRGVHIWDWKTATQAATFLAPDSTHDEANQVYAIHISPDGESCVSGSADGKIRVWNLKTGHCQPSVSGHTQKIHSVRFSSDGQRIVSGGEDTIVRVWEATNLQQPQMELRGHTNQVWSVGFSPDCRRVISAGDDQTARLWDNKTGSLLNTLKGYTRGVYGLAFKDDRTLISGTDNGEVYFWDLEKPTDPAYRLSDHLARIRCLAYEPQSERLVHGSRGSSFKLWDVSNLSACRLRWTGRQHTNWVWCAAFSPDGKTLATGSEDYTVRLWNAETGDELREKPLTRQHRWVWCVAFCPSGRWLVSGGGDPVLRLWDVQDIHEPQYVTDLRGHTDAVWTVAFAPLTENNEGNSLLASGGADGIIRLWNIKERNCKELKGHTGTVYAIAFSPDGQKLVSAGDDRRIYVWDVATTSCIYRSEPEHSEPIRAIAVSPDGRTIATGSEDETIGLWKFTSGQYANPEVQKLARKRFYEGMKLIGVQGLNEAQKLSLKVLGASIEDKPPAE from the coding sequence ATGACTCAAATCTCGCCCGACCACTTGAAGAACGCCGCGATCGCTCACGGATTATCAAAAATAGAATTAGAAGCGCTGGAGTTAGCAATCGAGGGAAATTCAGCCGAAAGCAGCGCCGAGAAACTCAAAATTTCACCCGTTGCGTTTCGCAAACGTTTAGGATCAGTCTATAAAAAGTTCCACATTCTCGGAGACAGTCAGGGTAAGCTCAACCGACTCAAGAGCCAGCTTTTCATGGATGTTCCCTCGACAGAATCCAGCAGTGAACGCGCCGCTGAATCCTCAAGCTGGATGAGCCGGGAAGATAAAATCGATGTGTCTGGATTCTGTGGCAGAGATGAATCGTTAGACACCTTAAAAAAGTGGATTCGACACGAGCAGTTGAAACTTTTGCTGCTATTCGGGCAGGGTGGCATCGGCAAGACCATGCTGGCAGCAAAACTCGCACATGACCTTCAAAACGAATTCGATCGCGTCATCTGGCAATCGCTCCGAACCACTCCAGATCCTCAGGTTCTTCTGACCGATCTCATTGCAATGCTGTCGGATGAACCCCAGCACGAAGCAGATATTGAACTACAAATTTCTAAGTTTCTGACTCATCTCACTCAACAACGATGCTTGATTGTGTTTGATAATGCAGAATCTTTGCTGCAAGAAGGAACGCTAGCAGGCGAATATCGCGAAGACTTTAAAGAGTATGGGAAATTGTTCAGACGGATCGGAGAAGAAACGCATCAAAGCTGTGTCCTGATTACCAGCCGCGAAAAACCAAAAGAAGCTGCCACGCTGCAAGGAAAAAAGCTGCGGACTCGTGCCTTTCACGTGGGAGGGCTGAAGCTCAAAGACGGACAAAAATTACTGCTCGATAAAGGCATTACTGCAACCGACGAACAAGCAAAAAATCTGCTCAACATCTACGGAGGCAATCCGCTCGCGCTGAAAATTGTCGCAACCGCGATCGAAGAACTGTTTGGCAATAATGTCTCGCTCTTCTTAAAGCAGGGCATTCCAGTGATTCGAGACATCGAAGAACTGCTCGATCAACAATTCGATCGACTTTCGGATCTAGAAGTGAAAATCATGTATTGGTTAGCACTCAACTACAGTTCGACTTCTCCCGAAGTGTTACAGCAAGATCTCGTCTTTTTGGAGTCACAGGATGCACTGTTGAATGCTTTACGATCGCTGCTTTGGCGATCGCTGATTGAACCATCGGGCGCAAAATTCAGACAGCAACCTGTCGTGTGTGAATACGTGCTGAAACGATTGGTCAAACAAATCAGCCACGGATTTGAACTTCAGAAACAAGATCCTGATACTGAAGCGTTGGAGCTTTTAGACAGCCATGCTTTAATGAAAGCCACTGCACAAGATCGCGTACGGCAACTCCAGGAAGAGACTGTCTTAGAACCGATCGCGAACCGACTCAAGCAGAGTTATCCCGCTCCAAGCACACTCGAAGAAAAATTGTGGGAGATGTTAAAAAAGCTCCAAGAGCCAGAAGCTCCCAGAGTGGGATATCGGGCAGGAAACATCATTAATCTGATGCGCTACTTTAAAATGCCGCTAAGTCGGAAAGACCTGTCAGAACTCACCATCCGACAAGCTTACTTAGAAGATGTCGAGTTGCAGGAAACGAACTTCACCCACGCTGATTTGTCTAGCTCAGTGTTTCGAGAAACGATTACCGGAATCATTTCTGTCGCCTTTCACCCAGACGGTGATCGATTTGCGATCGGCATGAACAATGGAGAGCTTCGACTGTGGCAAGTCTCAGATAATAAGCAGATTGATTCAGTCCAAGGACACGATAAGAAGCGAATTTGGTCGATTAAATTTAGTACAAAAGGTGACTTTCTCGTCAGTGGCGGCGAAGATGGTGCAGTTCACCGCTGGACGACTCATCAGCTCAAAGACACGCTCAATTTAATTGGCACTCATGATCAGCCTGTCAGTTCAGTTGCCGTGAGTTCTGATGACCGATGGATTGCAAGCAGCGGCGAAGAAGGCAAAGTGAAAATTTGGGACGCAGAAACCGGAGAACTGCTCCAAGTGTTGGATCACGGTGAGGTTGCGGTTTGGTCGGTTGAATTTACCCCCGATCGACATTGGATTATCAGTGGCAGCGATCGCGGAGTCCATATCTGGGATTGGAAAACAGCAACACAAGCAGCAACTTTTTTAGCTCCAGACTCAACCCACGACGAAGCAAACCAGGTGTATGCGATTCACATTAGCCCCGATGGGGAGTCTTGTGTGAGTGGAAGCGCAGACGGCAAGATCCGAGTGTGGAACCTCAAAACAGGACATTGCCAACCTTCAGTTTCAGGTCATACTCAAAAAATCCACTCTGTGCGCTTTAGCTCGGATGGACAACGGATTGTAAGCGGCGGAGAAGATACGATCGTTCGCGTCTGGGAAGCAACCAATCTACAGCAGCCTCAGATGGAGTTGAGAGGACATACGAACCAGGTCTGGTCGGTTGGGTTTAGTCCTGACTGCCGCCGAGTGATTAGCGCGGGGGATGACCAGACTGCACGATTGTGGGATAACAAAACTGGAAGCCTTCTCAACACATTAAAAGGCTACACACGAGGGGTTTATGGGCTTGCTTTCAAAGACGATCGCACATTAATTAGTGGAACAGATAATGGAGAAGTCTATTTCTGGGATCTAGAAAAACCAACTGATCCAGCGTATCGGCTGTCCGATCATCTTGCTCGAATTCGCTGCTTAGCCTACGAACCTCAATCAGAACGATTGGTGCATGGCAGTAGAGGTTCATCCTTCAAACTGTGGGATGTGAGCAATCTATCTGCTTGTCGATTGCGCTGGACGGGGCGACAACATACCAATTGGGTGTGGTGTGCGGCATTTAGTCCAGATGGTAAAACGCTTGCAACGGGCAGCGAAGATTACACCGTACGGCTCTGGAATGCGGAAACGGGCGACGAACTGCGCGAGAAACCGTTAACTCGACAACATCGTTGGGTCTGGTGTGTGGCTTTTTGTCCTAGTGGGCGATGGTTAGTGAGTGGTGGCGGCGATCCAGTGCTGCGTCTGTGGGATGTTCAGGACATTCACGAGCCGCAATATGTTACAGATTTGCGAGGACACACTGATGCAGTCTGGACAGTTGCTTTCGCGCCGTTGACCGAGAACAACGAAGGCAATAGTCTTTTAGCCAGTGGTGGAGCCGATGGCATCATTCGCTTATGGAACATTAAAGAGCGGAACTGCAAGGAGTTAAAAGGGCATACAGGAACCGTTTATGCGATCGCATTTAGTCCTGATGGTCAGAAGCTTGTGAGTGCAGGTGATGACCGTAGAATCTACGTTTGGGATGTGGCGACGACGAGCTGTATCTATCGTTCTGAGCCAGAACATTCTGAGCCAATTCGAGCGATCGCGGTCAGTCCTGATGGTCGTACCATTGCAACGGGAAGCGAAGATGAAACGATCGGGTTGTGGAAGTTTACATCAGGACAGTATGCCAATCCAGAAGTACAGAAGCTTGCTCGAAAACGGTTTTACGAAGGAATGAAGCTCATTGGAGTGCAAGGACTAAACGAAGCTCAAAAGCTTTCCCTGAAAGTTCTTGGTGCATCGATCGAGGACAAACCACCCGCAGAGTAA